From the Candidozyma auris chromosome 2, complete sequence genome, the window CTTCGATTTCCTCTTTATGTATGCATTACTGATTCTATAATTATCTTGTTTCTTAATTAATTGAAttcatgttgaagatctccGGATCCGCTCATTGCTTGGTTTTATTCTTTACTCTGGAGAATTTAGCAAGAaatttctttcttttctcatACGATCGAAGAGGAGGCTTGAAAAGTGGTATGGTGTGTTATTGAAGAGTTCCTTCTCGATTGGTTACATATTTCAGACCTCAAGAAAGATTTGAGCAGGTTTATGTCGCAGTACTCTAGAGTAGAGCATACCCTCataaaagagaagaataaaTGAAATGATAAGGTAGCATCTATGTTTACCTTACTTAAAATCGTACTTGCTTTTTGTGTGAGTGATGCCGACTTGACATTATTTGGGAGTCTTTATCTACAGATGGAAATGCAATGAGCTAGACATGTCAGCTATCGTCAATTTGCTTTTCATccaaatgaagaaaaaagaaaaaaaaaaaagaaaaaataggAAGAGTCACGATGTGCTACATCAACGTTAGAATTCGTCTCTTAgttttttctttactttctttttaCCTACGTTGCAAATGAACTCGGACTAATTTTACATGATTATATTTGTAAAAGCCTAGTAAGTTTATCGGCAACACTCTGAAGACAGTCATATCTTTGAAACAATAAGCAAAATGCTTAAGTTTCTGTTGCACATGGTCACTCTAGTAGCTATGTTGAGCTCGAGGGCGGAATTCTGTCCTCGTTGCTAGAAGGTATCCCACCACTTACTGAAAATTGACCCCCGCCACTTATCATTTCTATTTTCATGTCTTTCGTTGCAGTGTTATAGATTTTTGTTGGTAGTTcgacatcaccatcaaGAGGACCTAATCCCGGTGCATACGTGTCTCCAAATCCCCAAGCATATACCACTCCTTCCTCGGTGACTGCAAAAGAATGATGCGAGCCTGTTCCAATTGCCTTGACCTTGGTGTCAGTAGATTCACCAATTTGGATTTGAGTCGGAAAAGGCACTGATCTAGCTCGTCCATGAGCATCTCGATAAGTGTACAGTGGTAGCTTTTGTGATGGGATCCCGAGTTCTTGCATGTCTAAACGGCCCCAAGTGAATACGGTACCAGTATTCATCAACGCTACTGAATGATGTTCACCACCAGCTATTGATACGACGCCCTTACCTGAAATGCCGCTCACCTTAGTAGGCTTCGTAACGAGTGatccatcttcaagttcatttTCACCGTAAATACCACACTGTCCATATTGATTAAGCCCCCAAGcaaaaacttcatcatttAGATTAACGGCAAAACAGTGATAGTCACCACATGCTATGTATTTGATGTCATAGAGACCGAATTGTTGAGGAGATAGAGCAGTCAATTTATGTCTTTCTAAAACTCTTCTTCCAAGCTGGAACTGCTGGCCGTTGCCCCAAGCATAGACGATTCCCTTGGTGTCTAATGCCAAGACGTGATCTTTACCTCCAGCTAGCTGCACTatatttttgagagagGACATGCGACACGGTGTTTCCTGTACTTGAGTGTTGCTGTCAAAACCGAGAAGACCCTCGTTACCTCTAAAAGTTCCCCATGTGTAAACGTCACCATTCTCGTAAAGAACCCCACTCAAGTTATCAGTTGCAAGTAGCTGTACTACCTTTAGGCCATTCTGAGGTAAATCCTCAACCAATCCTGGGGTGGACTCCGCTTCATTTAAGTCAccgtcttcatcatctgaGTCAGAGTCAACAGatttgagcttctctttcactTTGGTAGTGTCGCGTCCAAGTACTTTGCAATCATTATTGCCCCACGACCATACCCGATTCATCGAGTCTAACGCCAATACATGCATTCCGCCAACTGCAAAGTCAACTATACCGACATCTTTGCCCAATTTCGCCGGAGAAAGATAGGGATTTGCTCTTGGGCGCTTTACTTCTTTAGTCAGCGCGTCAGGACCAAGGCCTAACTCGCACATTGATCCTGATCCCCACACAAATATCAGCATTTTCATACATTTTTGATTCGGGCGCTCATTCAAGTCTGGTAAGCTATGGTAAGAGCTTAGTATTCGTGACGAAGTGGAGCGTCTAGCCTTCTTCACCAGTGAATTGAGTACATCTtcctttttccttttggTGTTAGTTGTAAGCGAGACCATTTTGGATCGCAAAGTACCTCAAGTCGGCCAATACTATTAACGCTTTTCGCTCCGGAAATGTCTGCTTTTTCAGCCAACAGTTTTGGTATATACAGGAATGTTTATGCTGAAGATTCTGCATGGCAGTGTTATGCACGTGACTAAAGTCGAGTCGAGAGTGTACATCCAAGATGTCGTTAGCGATGGAGACTTTTGCTAGCTAATTAAAAGCTAGTATAATGGACACGGGCTCTTTTGTAACAGGTGCAAGGCGTGAGAGTAGTATGGGAGGTGTGTAGTTGAGAGAACTGAGGGCTAAGAGGGTCTATAGCGCTGCTCGTCACCcgccatcttcattgagaCAAAGCCAACTACAATCTCTATAATTTCAACATCTGTAATTTTGTGAAATGTAACTTGTACACATCAACTTTGATGCAAAACGTATCATTTTACGattgagctcttttggTAACTTTATCTTCTATGGCTGAGCATTCTTACCCTGTTCTGCGTAGATGCTCGCCGCAACTGTGGACTTTGTCCCGAACAGCGTCTCTATGGAAAAACACATAGGGTAAGAAGTGAAAAGGTCTAAGCTTTTTGTTTCACAACCGTGCAGTCTCCATTTGCATCTCAAATCAAGCCTTTTTgcattgatgatttgacCATAtgtccttcttttgagacTTAGAAAAACGAGCATAGTACAGCACACACCATTTTTAAAGGAACATGTTCTTGCCTAATGATACTGATGAGTTTACTTTGAGGGCTTCCATAAATTGGTTTTACAGAAGAATTGTCGatcataaaaaaaagtcgTGGCCGAATATTTACTCGCGGACTAATTGCGCTTGAGATTATCCAACAAATTACCCCAGGTGTTTTTCTCAAACGTAATTGATAACTATtatttcttcctttttcctcttttttcaGTTCTTTAATTACTATTATCATTTATATCATTCTCATGATTATTATTTAAAATTGACACCTCAAGTAACTGATACTGCTGAGATTGTCCAAGTACGATAAAAAGGTATCGTTGTCGAACTTGTGCTTTTGAGGCTTTTGAGGAACTAATTAAGCGCATTTATCCTCGTCCGTTGATAGCCATTGCGCTTGTGTGACCATTTGTTAAAGCACTCCACCATCCAACGAGCAACATGTTGCAAGAGATAACCCGTAGAGCCAATCGCTCTAAACATTGCAAGAGCTGCGACCATCCACAAAATAAATGCAAGGTAGTAGTTTCTGCCCGTTTCTCCTGGCTCATAGACTTGCAACATTGTCATGATAAATACGAGATTTAGTAATAGCCACAGTAGTACAACCTTTGTTCTTACATGCTTTGCGTAGTCTTCACCGTCAAGATCAACAGAATGCATGAGTTCATGTTTAACTTTCTTGTTCGACCTCCTCGCCCTGATTGAATAAAGGGTCTCGAGGTATACTTCATCAATGTTGTAGTCTTGAACTATCACTTCAAATTCACCCTCCTCATTTTGTTGGATGATGTACTGATTAAACTTGTCCTCCTTCGGATTGTTGTCTCCCTTTGTTCCCCATGAAACATCGTGAGTGTTGCAAAACGCAAAAATTTGAAGGGTGCAAGTGTAAGAGGGAATCATCATGAAATACTGCACCAGGCAGGTCAACATATGCCATGGGTCCAAGTAAAGAATTGACATCAACATGTACAATCCGTAGGTGGCCAATAGTGAAACGACAATACTCACGAACACGTAAGTCGAAGATTCACCCATTCCAAACTTTTGAATGGTGCGGATCACGAAGTAGAACCCCACTATCAAAGCATATAAAGCGCAAATTGTTAGTAGAATCATCAAagtcttgaagagattctTTGATGCATGAGGTCTGTTACCGATTGATGCAATAAACAACGATGTGAGTGTACAAATACACAAATAGTTGAAGATTGTGAATACCCAAAAACCACCTCTCCCGACGCTTTCCTCTGCAACAAGTGATCCCGTGAGAAAATAGAATGTTAAGTAGAAGTTActcaacgaaaagaaggacaaaACAGTGCTAACAAACTGGTAAACAAACTCAACACATAACCAGAATTTTCTCCCGAATGAATGATCGGTTTGCCAAATCCTAGTCGCATGCCGCAATGAGTAAAGTGCCGCAAAAAACGCCCCATTAATCCAACGTCTTCGTTGAGACAAAAACTCCGGGATACTTTCAGGCACGTCCGTTTCCCCAGTGGCCTGTTTTACAAATTTGAGAACCCAGTTCTCGTTcctttttgcaacaagtTCCCAGCATAATATTCTATCCTCGGCGAGATACATGTTTGCCTCAAAGAAATTTGTTTTACTGTTTGTAAGTCGTCTTGAGTTAAGAAGATCCTCGCCTTTGAAGTAAGATGCCAATGGTCCGGTACCGTCAGCATTATTTCTCAAAGCAATATAACGGTACGCCGATAATGCACCAGGCAAGACAGTAATGTACCCAAAAAGTGACTCTAATGGTTTGTCTAAAATGTTGGACATCTTGTATTCGAAATTTTGAGAAGCAACGAGTGGGTTTATTAAGTTGACCCACCCTTTTCCTTTCATGGCTGTGATTTCGCCAGCTGCACCTGCGACATTGGAGTCTTTATCAAACGCTTTCCAAAGGTTGTAAACGGCGTGATTGTCAGGTTTTGTGCCcacatcaagaagcactATGACGTTGGGATCAAGAACGGGACAAAACGCGTTGAAAAGCCACCTATGAGAGTtaatcttcttttgatttttttctttcaaacaGAATAACACTTGAACGGGTGTAAGACTCTTCTCATCTCCCTTAAACTTGAGGTTCTCATCGATGGATATCTGAGTAGTATATTCGAATAAGTGTGCATTTACCTTTTTGTTGTTAACGTAGGGGCGGGCCAAATTGTCTTGATAGCATCCAGTTGCAGTAAGAAGCTGTAGTACCGCTTCGTTTACTTTGTTTCTGCCGTCAGCCACAATTACGACTTGAACCTTCTTCCATGAGTCCTTCCCCCAAGTGGATGATTTTGACCGCAGACACAAGTGAGCAACATTTTTCATGATTCCATGCATTGTCCTGGCGAAAGCATATTCGTCCTCGTTGTACATAGTCACACAAATGACTAGTTCAGTTTCTCTGCCGTATTTTACGGGGCGTAATGTGAATCCATCTTTGACAAATTCATCGGGTTCAGCGGTACAAGCTGTGTATGTCATGTTTGTGAACTCTCCAAAGGGAGATTCGGTTCTTGTTAATaccttcttgagctcttctggAATTCTATTTTCGAGAACAAAATTTCCCGATTCACCACCTACAAGGCGGACCTTGCGCTTTGTAACCCTCTTATCTTTGGGCGGAACGAAATCAGTTGGCACTTTTTGCATCATATCCCTGTCGATTGAAAATCCAAAATACTCATTTGTGCCCTCAGTAGATTGATAGCCAGAGCTATAGGCTGTGTTCGCATCTGAGATCGACATTTCGTCGTAGTCTTTTTGGTATACCAGGAATTCATAATCTTGCGTAAAATCGGATGCGATAGTCTTTTCATCAGACAGACATTCTGGTTCATTTTTATTCGGATTAGCTTCGGCGAAAGTTTCCGGAGTAAAGATTGGCTGAGGTGGTTCGAGTATTCTCTTACTCCTCGTCGTACTTGTTGTGGAGCCATGATGGCTATGCATCTCGTTATAACCATCGGTGATGTTATCTTTGAAGTCATCGAATACGAAACCGCCTTGCTTCTGTCGTTTAGGGCTTTCTTTTAATGTATATCTTGCTCTCGGTGTCGAAGGGATCTGAACATCAAGTTTTGGAGTTTTCGTGCTATTTAAGTCGAGTGacttttgttgaagctgaaaagagcttcttgagaatatGTCCGGTGATTTGGTCATGTCAGCATGGTCATAATGCTCACTTCCTGTTTCGAAAGAGTCAATATTTGAAAACGATGTGATGCTGTATAGTTTCTTGGGTGAATGTCTCGTGAATGCAGCATTTGGGTAATGTGGTTCATTCGCCTCACCAAGcggttcttcttcaaaaggGTTCTTCATGTATTCGATCTGCTCAAGCTCGACAATGTATTAATATTTTGGTCGTTTTATTAAAGCTCTCGAATCTCAATTTATATGCTTGCATAGACTTCTGTTATGTGTTTGTTGACATTATTCCTAATTGGGGATCTGAGGACATTCTTGTGGAGAGAATATGCTTGACGACGAAATTCAATGTTTGAATTAGTCTTTTGGCGTCGTAATAACGACTCTAATTAATCATCCTCGACACGAGGATGCAGAGATTTAGTCATGGCTCTCCTTTGCGATTTCATATTCGTCatcttaggtggtgtctggaTTACTGGCAAGAGGTAGAGACTGTCATTTCTTTATGAAGCGATAAATATAACTTAGAGTAGTAAAGTACAACACTTAATCTGAGCTTCATGATACCTTATGCTAGAGAGAAAAGGTATGTTGTTCTCTAATTCTCATGCATAAAAAGATAAGGATTGTCGTTCCGCATTTATATTATCGCTACAATAAAGCAAAAAAACTGCGTTTTACCACCCAATGAAAAACTAAAAAGCTACATCAATTTAGGAAATCCTGAATATGACGATCAATTTGCATTTCATGGTCTTAACAGGAATGGAAATTATGAATAGAAGGtagaaagagagagagaaaaaaaaaaaaagaaaaaaagtaacAAATATTCAGTCTTCCCATGTGTCTACCGCCGACCAGGGCAATTGGAtgtacttgaagagcatcCCTAACAGACTTAGTATTTTTAGAGGTAGGCTATGTAGTTAGGTGATTCTGTACATATGGTCTCTCAAAAGGTAAATGGTGCCTGCGAATGATATGACTGGTTGCCGTACTATCATCTTTGCTACTTACGATGCCTGCAAGCTCTCGTGTGGTAAGCGCACAGCAGCCATATAAAGTAGTCATCGCACTCTTCATTAAATATCCAGTCATTATTAGACGGATGTTGCACCTCTCTACTTTTTTGAGATGAATATGATTGCCATCAACATAAAAGCAGCTAACTCAGATTGCTTCATAATTAAGCCCCGTCGGAGGAGGTGTCAAATACACACAACACATCCAAAGCGATAAAGCCTTAAATATTGATAATCATAGGTCTGCAAGCTATAACTAAAAGCTCGCAGCTCATGCGCAGCCTTCATTATGGTTTGAGTTAACGCAAGCAAAATCTATCATAATTCATTAGAGAAGGCTTCGTTGACCTCTACGTCACATCATTGATTTTGTACAGGAAGGCGCGGTCGAAGGATTTCAAGGCACAAGCGTCAGAATCAAGCATCTCAAGAACTGGGCGAAATGGTCCTTCCGGATACACAAAGGCAAAATCTCACGCCGCAGGAGCTTCAGTTTCTTTCAAGCAATGAGCTTGTAAAAATCAAAGCAAGATCTTCTATGAAACGTATAAGTCTTGTGGGGGTATGTAACTTCAAATATGGTATGTTATCTACTACTAACCTCTCAGAGATCAGTATCCCCTCTCAAGGTGATGATGGATATAGAAGTGCCGTTATGGATAGCATTGATCCTAAAAGAACAGGATAAGTGTAATTTAATACCTCCACCATGGCTTAATTGGAGCAATTTGAATCGAGTTTATAAGGAGGAAGTCCATAACAAGTATCGCTTCTCTCAACTACCTTGGAATTGGCAAGAAGTAGCACTTACTTTTTTGAGGTTTGCTCCCGATGATATCGATGAGCCAATTTCAAGATTATTCAGTATTTTGCAAGATCTCAAAGAAATAAGAAAAGTGAAAGCTCAACGAGGACTCAAGGAATTAAACGAATCCAATATTCAACTCAATGGACTATCATCCATGGAAATCGGTGAATTGAAGCCATTTGTGGTGCAAGTTATGGATGAGCtacgtcttcttcacgGCGCATCCAACGAAGCCATCCTCCAAGAAAACAGCGAcgaggaagttgaagcaCGTGATTAAGTATGGGTACACGAAAAAAAGGGTCGGTTGAAGTTCAGCAACTATGAGGCGGTGGGCAGCAAGCAGTGTTAAAGTTGGACAAGACCGAGGCAAATATAAGAAGGATTTGATTTTATCTATACTCAAGTCGACTACTACTAAAAGAGAGGCTAGAGAGTATCTTATGAAATATGGTACCGAGCTGCTTTTAAGTGGAATGGATTCTCCTTCGCAAGGTAGAAGCATTCTATGGAATAAAAAAGCGTTGCCCGGCCAATTGATTGACAGTGAAGTGTTCAGATCggaaacaaaaatgacaTCGCCTAAACAACTCGCCCTTATCCGGTTACCAACAAATCTTTCAAATGCATCTTACAAAAGTATGATTGACTCTTTCGACGCTTTGAGATTACTTGGCATTTCAATTGTTTTCCTGCTAGACGATTCAAATGAATGCAATAATCGAGGTGAGCGAGATGTATCATACCTTCGATCTCGTGCTCTCGATATCACCAAAGCGTTTTCCTCCCATTCTGCAAGAGCTCTCCACGTTACTCCCTTGATGTCAGcattcatcaagagaaatGGTGAGGTAACCGTCTCAGACACCAATCATATCACCTTCCCTCTTATTCAGGGGAGTATTCCTCTTGTAATTCCAACTGCTTACAACACAAACCTTGGGAAATACGAACGTATTGATGGACAGGTTGCACTTTTGACTACTATCATAGGACTTGATATGTCGAAGTTGGCCGATGTTCAAAAAATCGTATTCATAGATTCCTTAGGCGGAATTCCTTCCATCGAACGTGGACGAACTAGTCATGTTTTCATCAATAACTCGCAAGAGTATTCTGATATTGTTTCAGAGTTACACATCGGCTTCATCGAGCCTGAAGTGAGAGAGCGGCATCTAATTAATCTATCGAACATGcgagagcttcttcttgcttgttCTAGCTTCTCGGAAACTACAGGGATTATTCTTCGCCCAGAGGATATGTTTCAAAAGCTGAACGAGCTAAGTCCTGTTGCATACAACGTCCTCACAGATAGGCCCATTGTTTCATCCTCATTACCTCTGAGTCGATCACGTACACCTCAAGTCACCACTTCTATAATCAAGAATGGGTTTGATGTTCGCGTGCTCTTTGCAAACGATAATAAGGCAAAATTTGAATCTTTATGTGAGGATAAAAGTATTAGCAGAGAACAATTTATTTCAATGATCAATGACTCTTTCGGCAGGACATTGAAGTTGGAGTATTTGAATCGCTTAAATAGCTGTCTTGATTgtatcatcatcattggtGATTATGACGGAGGCGCGGTGATCACAAGAGAGTGGTTGTCTACGGGTCAGACCGTTCCATATCTTGACAAATTCGCAATTCCAAAACGCAATCAGGGGCTACCTAGCTTAGCAGATGTTATTTTTAAGGCTATGTTGCAGGCGTACCAGGATGAGATCATCTGGAGGTCTCGCAGTCTGAATCCGGTGAACAGGTGGTATTTTGAGAGAAGCAACGGATCATACAGCTACCCAAGTTCACCCTGGAGATTATTCTTTGCTGGCGAATCTTTCAACAATAAAATTTCTAGAGAATTTTCTCTGAAGATCTCATCATATTGGGACTTGATTAAGTCGATACCTGCCTCCTTTACGGATGCCTAGAACCTGCATTTCACATGTAGTCCGCCCTCGCACTTGCGCTCGGGATTTCAAGCAAAACTAAACGACCTTCTCGTGGACTCTCCACGAAATGTTGAATCACAGGAAAGCGGAGACTTTAACGGAGACCATTCACGAATCTAACAATAGCAGAAGACTTTATTTTTATCACGAGATCGACTCGTGGCAACAAGATAATCACTTCATTAGATACGGCTACAtaaaagaaacaagaagtttCAAAGAATGCATCAAATCCTTGACTTATTGGCATAACGAGTCAATCAACATTTATTCCCATCTCGTTCCCTCGATGATGGGGTTATTCTTCATCTCACACTATCTATCCAAGATGCCTAAGTTCGAAAACTATCTTGGGATTTGGGaaattttcaatttttATCAGTTTGGAATCGCGGCTACTTTTTGCCTTGGACTGTCTGCATCGTTTCATTGCTTCAAGTGTCACTCTCCTAAGGTCTCCAAAGCGGGAAATCAGTGCGACTACTTTGGAATAATTGTTCTTATAACATGCTCTCTCAACTCCATCGTGTTATTCACATTCTATGATTTACCTTCGTGGAGAAATGCTTTTATTGGGCTTTTTTGCGCATTCGCCCTAATGTGCACCAAAGTCACATTTGATGTTAGATGTTCAACACCAGCATATCGTCCATTTCGCTCATGTATGTTCATCATGTTTGGGCTTTCGGGAGTTTTACCGGTATTTACAGCAGTTGCAAAGTTCGGCTTGGAGGAGGCCGAGAAACGTGCCAATGCTCTTTGGCTTGTAGGCGAAGGTTTCTTCTACATCTTTGGCGCGAGTTTATATGCAGCACGAATTCCTGAGAGGTTCTTTCATGCAAAGGGCTCTacagcagcaaaaaaacATCTACGTGGAAAATTTGATTTCGTGGGACATTCCCATCAAATATTCCATTTCATGGTGGTAATTGCTGCTTATTGTCATTGGAAAGCTTTAATTGGGTGCTATATTTATCTCCATGAGGTCGTTTTAGAGTCGCATCATACATAGTGCATGGTAGTTTCCTAGTAATACCCAAGCAATGTTTACTCATTTAGTGATTGTGCCCTGCCATTCTATCTGGAAAGGTGGTCTGCTGGCGGGACGAGATGCAAAAGAATGGCTTTTGCAAAGTTATCAGATGGAAGGTGATAATCACCTATGTTTTATTGatcatcttttgaaagcggcaaaggtgttgaaggaggatCAATATGCTTTGATGATCATTTCAGGCGGAAAAACATGCAAAGAGGCGGGCCCTATATCTGAAGCCGACTCATACTGCAAATTGCTCGGTGAATATACGGTGGCAGCGATTAGCAAGTCTGATTATGAGGAAAGAGTATTACTTGAGCCCTTTGCAAAagactcttttgaaaatgtcTTGTTTCTGATTTGTCGATTCTATGAGGTTTGTGGCAACTATCCATCACACATTACCGTTTGTGGTTTTGACTTCAAACGTTCCAGATTCGTGCAGCTACATTTACAGCTAGCCCTAAAGTTTGAGCCAACTCGCGTATCCTACGTCGGAAATTATCCCATGCCGAAGTGTGACGAATCGCAAAAAGAGTTGTATTACAGGGTAttaaaaaaaggagaagaggaaaatgCCTCAAGATACTTTCGAAATGATTTGTATGGCATACAACCGCCTTTATCAACCAAAAAGGAGTTGAGAAATCCG encodes:
- a CDS encoding Ran guanyl-nucleotide exchange factor, which gives rise to MVSLTTNTKRKKEDVLNSSVKKARRSTSSRILSSYHSLPDLNERPNQKCMKMSIFVWGSGSMCELGLGPDASTKEVKRPRANPYLSPAKLGKDVGIVDFAVGGMHVLALDSMNRVWSWGNNDCKVLGRDTTKVKEKLKSVDSDSDDEDGDLNEAESTPGLVEDLPQNGLKVVQLLATDNLSGVLYENGDVYTWGTFRGNEGLLGFDSNTQVQETPCRMSSLKNIVQLAGGKDHVLALDTKGIVYAWGNGQQFQLGRRVLERHKLTALSPQQFGLYDIKYIACGDYHCFAVNLNDEVFAWGLNQYGQCGIYGENELEDGSLVTKPTKVSGISGKGVVSIAGGEHHSVALMNTGTVFTWGRLDMQELGIPSQKLPSYTYRDAHGRARSVPFPTQIQIGESTDTKVKAIGTGSHHSFAVTEEGVVYAWGFGDTYAPGLGPLDGDVELPTKIYNTATKDMKIEMISGGGQFSVSGGIPSSNEDRIPPSSST
- the CHS1 gene encoding chitin synthase, translating into MKNPFEEEPLGEANEPHYPNAAFTRHSPKKLYSITSFSNIDSFETGSEHYDHADMTKSPDIFSRSSFQLQQKSLDLNSTKTPKLDVQIPSTPRARYTLKESPKRQKQGGFVFDDFKDNITDGYNEMHSHHGSTTSTTRSKRILEPPQPIFTPETFAEANPNKNEPECSSDEKTIASDFTQDYEFSVYQKDYDEMSISDANTAYSSGYQSTEGTNEYFGFSIDRDMMQKVPTDFVPPKDKRVTKRKVRLVGGESGNFVLENRIPEELKKVLTRTESPFGEFTNMTYTACTAEPDEFVKDGFTLRPVKYGRETELVICVTMYNEDEYAFARTMHGIMKNVAHLCSRSKSSTWGKDSWKKVQVVIVADGRNKVNEAVLQLLTATGCYQDNLARPYVNNKKVNAHLFEYTTQISIDENLKFKGDEKSLTPVQVLFCLKEKNQKKINSHRWLFNAFCPVLDPNVIVLLDVGTKPDNHAVYNLWKAFDKDSNVAGAAGEITAMKGKGWVNLINPLVASQNFEYKMSNILDKPLESLFGYITVLPGALSAYRYIALRNNADGTGPLASYFKGEDLLNSRRLTNSKTNFFEANMYLAEDRILCWELVAKRNENWVLKFVKQATGETDVPESIPEFLSQRRRWINGAFFAALYSLRHATRIWQTDHSFGRKFWLCVEFVYQFVSTVLSFFSLSNFYLTFYFLTGSLVAEESVGRGGFWVFTIFNYLCICTLTSLFIASIGNRPHASKNLFKTLMILLTICALYALIVGFYFVIRTIQKFGMGESSTYVFVSIVVSLLATYGLYMLMSILYLDPWHMLTCSVQYFMMIPSYTCTLQIFAFCNTHDVSWGTKGDNNPKEDKFNQYIIQQNEEGEFEVIVQDYNIDEVYLETLYSIRARRSNKKVKHELMHSVDLDGEDYAKHVRTKVVLSWLLLNLVFIMTMLQVYEPGETGRNYYLAFILWMVAALAMFRAIGSTGYLLQHVARWMVECFNKWSHKRNGYQRTRINALN
- the PSF2 gene encoding DNA replication protein PSF2 is translated as MKRISLVGRSVSPLKVMMDIEVPLWIALILKEQDKCNLIPPPWLNWSNLNRVYKEEVHNKYRFSQLPWNWQEVALTFLRFAPDDIDEPISRLFSILQDLKEIRKVKAQRGLKELNESNIQLNGLSSMEIGELKPFVVQVMDELRLLHGASNEAILQENSDEEVEARD
- the ARG2 gene encoding acetyl-CoA:L-glutamate N-acetyltransferase — protein: MRRWAASSVKVGQDRGKYKKDLILSILKSTTTKREAREYLMKYGTESLLSGMDSPSQGRSILWNKKALPGQLIDSEVFRSETKMTSPKQLALIRLPTNLSNASYKSMIDSFDALRLLGISIVFSLDDSNECNNRGERDVSYLRSRALDITKAFSSHSARALHVTPLMSAFIKRNGEVTVSDTNHITFPLIQGSIPLVIPTAYNTNLGKYERIDGQVALLTTIIGLDMSKLADVQKIVFIDSLGGIPSIERGRTSHVFINNSQEYSDIVSELHIGFIEPEVRERHLINLSNMRELLLACSSFSETTGIILRPEDMFQKSNELSPVAYNVLTDRPIVSSSLPSSRSRTPQVTTSIIKNGFDVRVLFANDNKAKFESLCEDKSISREQFISMINDSFGRTLKLEYLNRLNSCLDCIIIIGDYDGGAVITREWLSTGQTVPYLDKFAIPKRNQGLPSLADVIFKAMLQAYQDEIIWRSRSSNPVNRWYFERSNGSYSYPSSPWRLFFAGESFNNKISREFSSKISSYWDLIKSIPASFTDA